In Haliaeetus albicilla chromosome 26, bHalAlb1.1, whole genome shotgun sequence, the sequence GCCTGTGGGCCTGCGTAGCTCTCCTCAGCAAGTCTGCCTTCTCCTGGTCCTGAGAACACACAGATCTGTCTGTAAGTTTTTCTGCAGAATGGAAAACCTCATTTTGGCTGTTCCTCTAGGATGGAGGGCATTTCTGCCTTGTGTGTCTATCCTAGACTAATTTTTAGATTTactagatttaatttttaaatcattttgttGGCTGTGTTACTTCATTCTGAATGGAGTTCTCCATCCATCAGTAGCAAAACTTAGTTTGAGTAGCTAAACAGACTTCTAGAAGGGACATTACTTCTTTTTGGTGGGATTAGAAATGTCCATGTGTTGTTTCCCAGGCTTTCAATACATGTGAAAGTAAAGCCAAATTAAACCCAAGGTGCATGACTATACACTCCAAGCAATGTTTTAGCTCAACTTCATATCAGGTGCAGTTTTGCTTAGCTGAAAGCAGCTGACACAGGGTTAGCCAAATAAGcagctttcctctttttctggaGTGGAGTCCTTTTACTCCACTTCTTTAGGATCCTCACCGATTTGTCAGGGCTGTCCATTGATTGCACAAACTTAAGAGATTCTACAGAAGTCGAGCGGATGGTGTCTGTGCGGCCCAGGCGGAACATCCTTAGCGATGCACTCTCGTATGTGGCACAAACGTGGCCGTACATCCTggaagatggagaagaaagTCACAGAAGTGAGTTTGCCCTGGGAGAAATGGCCTCTTGTGAAGCAGaactgcagggaaggggaagacttTACGGGAGTGAGTCCCACTGACAGCTGACCTCTGATGCTTCCTTACTAGGACTGTACACATACAGAAGGGTAGATCTCACCTGTTGCTTGGCAGTTGCCACAAGTAAAGTCTGCTGTTCAGTCCCAGTGCATGGGGAAAACGTGGGACTTCTTAGAAAGCAGGCCATAGCAGCCTGCGAGAGACTTGTCTCTGCCACCTTTATCAAGCTTACATATTGGAGTCTGATGGTGAACAGGTTGAGAAGCTACCTATTGGTGGTCTTACCTGTAATATGCTAGCTGCAAGGCTAGCTGGATAAAGGCATCAGGACTTATCTTCTCTGACTTGGGGAAGTTTTTCCCAAATTGATGAAAGACCATGACTTTGACATCCAGGTCTTCGACCattctgcaaagaaagaaagaggaagtgTTCCTTTGTCTGTTGCTTGTTCTTGTAACATAAAGGTATGGATTTGCTTTCACAAGGCTCAGAGAGAACATGCTATCTGGATCTGACCTACGCAGGGACAGGGCGCTCCATCACACACAGATTTGTTTGGGCAGCACCACAGAGATGAGCTTTTTCTGGCCACTGCTGAAAATCTTCACCAGGTTATATGGgcttgtgtgtgtatatgtgtttATGCTCCAGTATCCCTAGTTAGATCCACTAAAGCCTTGCTCTTTCTCAGTAAATGGGATGAATCAGTAATTACCCCTTTCCAGCACCTTTGACTTTATTCCTAGCAGGTGGCTTTAGTATGCTTTTCAGCTAGGTTCAATGCTGTTGACCCAAGAAGTCATTGGGAAAACTCCCTGGCTGCAGTGGGGGAAGCCTCATTTAAACCACTGTCATGTTCCAAAGGGGGACATGAATTACTCCCTCAGTCACTCACCAGACCTCTCCACTGCTTTGTACTTACATGTTGAGGTTCTGCTTTGCCTTCTCTATGTCATTCTTGATTTCTGGGGTGATGTTAAACCGCAGCTTTTTGGGCATTGGCAAAGGAATCATGGGCGATCTTACCAGCTCAGGTTTCTTCCTGCATAGAGAAATGATTATGTttaacctgaccttgaacagCTAAGCACACCAGAACCTGAGTAGAAATGCACAGGAGATCTTCCCTAACACCTTGTGACACTAGTCAGAGGCTGAAAAATTCTTCACAGAGCCATTACAGCGTTTTTTGAAGGGTATGAATGAAATGTCTTCTGTGCCTTCTGCCCAAAAGAAACACCTCTCCCAGGCAAAAGTCCTGTTTGAACAGTGCAATTCCCTGAGaatggaagcagcagcaaaacttaGCAGAGTAGCTCAACCACTTAATTCTCATCACAAATACAAGAACTGCAATACCTAATTAGCATACCACTACCCTTCCTCCAGAACGAGTTCCTAGGGGGTGAGCTGTGAAGAGGCATGTTCTTGGGGAGCAGGTGGTTTAAAACCTATCTCAAATGCTGAGAAAAATTAGAGGAGGCAGGACTCACGTGTACTCCACGATGTGATCCAGAAGAGCGACAATGGGTGGGCCTTCTGAGGGAGCATGCTCATATACAAGACCACAGGAGCCATCTTCAGCAATGATGAACTATGAGAGAAGCATGAGAGGACAGTGTTGAAGACAGACATCCAGTGTGTGAAGCAGGAGCTATCCAGAGAGTTGTTAGTATCTCACTGCTCTGTATCAGAATGGACAGTGATCCTATCCTTGCACACTGGAAAGGTACCACAAAGGTCTCATTTAGCAGAACAACAGTGGAAGCCTTTCAGCAGGCTTAGAAGATCTGACAGCACTGTTacagttttgcaaaattaaCTGGATTAAGAGTGTGCTGTGCCTGATAGACATATTGGTGTGGGCAGTGTCCTGGCAATACAGAGTGGTTCAATGGTTTTAATTTACTTAGATGCGCACATAATACAGGAATAATATCATGTGCTGGCTTACCCTTACTTTTCAGTTAGCTGGAACATCTAAGCATTATCCGATCAATGAAGAGTTCCAAATAGGAACAAAATAGCTGAAAACATTATGAAGAATTCAGCAGATATGAGAAGAATCTTTTAAAGCACTGCTGCTACTATCCACAAGCCAGGATATACCAACTAATGAAGGAGAAGCTTGAATAGCAGCTGCTGTTGAAGGCTCTTGACAAAACTGAACGGAGAAGAGATCAGATGGATGCCATGGGATGGCAGCTTATGtttgaaaagacaaaacaaaaagccattgGGCAGCTTCTGGCAGAAACAGGAAAAGTGACAAGCCTAGAGGAGATACAAGGAACAGGCCTCCCTACATTTGGGCTGCCTCTAAGCAGAGGCGGCATTGTTCACTGCAGGCAGAAAATTGATTTACAAGGAACACAAAGAACCACTACACTGAATAAGTGTGGGCAGATGcagtaaaagaaacaaaagtccCTGAGGCAGGAATGAATGCTTGTGGTGACTGCAAGGGAAACCATAGGATCTCATACTGTCAGCCACCACACCTTGTCTCCCCTACTTCTCCACTCTCTTAATACGAGGAAAACTTTCCTGCAACAGGTTTCTGGGACTTCTTGGACCTTCGTAGTCTCAGGAGAAAGCATCTCCTCCAGAGCCATGTCTTCAGGATCTTTAGAACATCAGCACTTACTTGAAGAGTTTTGTCGAACCATCGGTTCCCACTGTTCCAGCGACTGCCTCCACCATGCAGCATCTGAGCAGCCACACGGCTCTTGTAGATGTCCTCAGACACCCGTGGCATAGGTGCATCAAGGCAGACAGTGCAAATGCTCTTCTCAATTGTACGCACAGATTCCTTATTGGTCTTATCTGGGAGAGAAATGAACAGCAAATAAGGAAGGGGAGTTgaaaaacttgcattttaattGGAGGGAGACTGAAATTTGAAAGAGCAGGTTTGAAGGACCCGGTGTTGGATTACCACTATACCTCAATGCAGTACTGGTCATTTAGAGGTGTACGCAGTTATTAAAATTGTAGCCAGCTGGTTTGTTACAGGTGTGAGCATGCTGCATTCACCCtccttttttcatgtttcttacaTCCCACCCATTTGCAAGGCAACAAACTCTAGGATTTCAGGTCTAACAAACCAAGCTTTGCACTTCACCTGTGTACcttccaaacaaaaaataacaatactTTGCAATGAAATCAGGTTGCTTCTTTGAGGTGGAAAGCTCATGTTCTCTGTCCAGAACAAGCTTCCAAAAGAAAGAActgagcagagcacagcagtgAGGTTGGTAGTTCAAGCATTCGTGGTTGTTAGCACTTGCACGTTAGGGGCTCTACAGACCTTTCAGAAGGTTATTGTAGGCTTTTGCCCAGCTGTTTCGGTGGTTGGTGGTGAGGATCCCAATGGgttctttgtttgtttggaggGAGGTGTTCCAtatcttctccagctgaatgAAGAGCTGATCAGTGGTAAGGGGACTTCCATCACTGTTGTAAACATCCAGCTCAAAGAACTGAAGTTGAGAAAAGTGGACAAGGACAGAGACAGAACATGAGAGATATTTATTGTCCAGCCTCAGAAACAGGGAACAGCCACTTTGAGAAGGTAAGACCTGACCTAAGAACTCAGCCTGTAAGCAGACCTTCAAAGAATGCTCAGAATTGAGAGACCCAAGTCCAACTTCCCTTGCTGGGCATAAATACAGTCCAGGTTTTAAGAAGCTCAGAAGCCACGGTAATAAGGGCCAAAACACATGAGGAATTCCTATTTCTGAGACTCAGCTGTGATGGTAGGGTTTGTTATGCAATTTCCACTTGCAATTTCCAATTCCAGACATGATCTCTGGGCTATGAGAGGAACTGCAGGGACAAGAAACAGGACAAGAGCATTTTTCTGCCTCATAGTCTGTTGCTCGCACACAGCAATCCCAGCTATTGGCCAGCTAAAGCCAAAGGGGATAAGGGGAGCAGGAATGAATCCCTGGTGAGGCAAACCTTGCAGGCAGAGACTTTCTATTGTTCCCTTTCCTCTGGACTACAGCTAGCTGAAAGGGACACCTGCATCTAAACAAACCTTGAAAGCTCAGCAGCTGCCATACCTGGAAGTTGTGAACCACTGTGATGTGTCTGGACTGCTTTTTGCCTTTGGCATAGTTGACAATGGAGTCCCGCTTGGGCCCAGGAATGC encodes:
- the CRAT gene encoding carnitine O-acetyltransferase isoform X3 yields the protein MLAFVTRAVARPYGLLKPTALGKIPGRFQLHQEALPHLPVPPLQQTLDRYLLALQPIISEEELNHTQELVAEFRKPGGVGERLQKGLERRAKKTENWLSEWWLKTAYLEYRLPVVVHSSPGVVLPKQDFLDRQGQLRFAAKLIEGILDFKTMIDNETLPVEYLGGKPLCMNQYYQILSSCRIPGPKRDSIVNYAKGKKQSRHITVVHNFQFFELDVYNSDGSPLTTDQLFIQLEKIWNTSLQTNKEPIGILTTNHRNSWAKAYNNLLKDKTNKESVRTIEKSICTVCLDAPMPRVSEDIYKSRVAAQMLHGGGSRWNSGNRWFDKTLQFIIAEDGSCGLVYEHAPSEGPPIVALLDHIVEYTKKPELVRSPMIPLPMPKKLRFNITPEIKNDIEKAKQNLNIMVEDLDVKVMVFHQFGKNFPKSEKISPDAFIQLALQLAYYRMYGHVCATYESASLRMFRLGRTDTIRSTSVESLKFVQSMDSPDKSDQEKADLLRRATQAHRQYTDMAIRGNAIDRHLLGLKLQAIEDLVSMPELFMDTAYAVAMHFNLSTSQVPAKTDCVMCFGPVVPDGYGICYNPMDEHINFAISAFNSCADTNAARMAHYLEKALLDMRILLQSTPKSKL
- the CRAT gene encoding carnitine O-acetyltransferase isoform X2, which encodes MDRKQKQAEKARPYGLLKPTALGKIPGRFQLHQEALPHLPVPPLQQTLDRYLLALQPIISEEELNHTQELVAEFRKPGGVGERLQKGLERRAKKTENWLSEWWLKTAYLEYRLPVVVHSSPGVVLPKQDFLDRQGQLRFAAKLIEGILDFKTMIDNETLPVEYLGGKPLCMNQYYQILSSCRIPGPKRDSIVNYAKGKKQSRHITVVHNFQFFELDVYNSDGSPLTTDQLFIQLEKIWNTSLQTNKEPIGILTTNHRNSWAKAYNNLLKDKTNKESVRTIEKSICTVCLDAPMPRVSEDIYKSRVAAQMLHGGGSRWNSGNRWFDKTLQFIIAEDGSCGLVYEHAPSEGPPIVALLDHIVEYTKKPELVRSPMIPLPMPKKLRFNITPEIKNDIEKAKQNLNIMVEDLDVKVMVFHQFGKNFPKSEKISPDAFIQLALQLAYYRMYGHVCATYESASLRMFRLGRTDTIRSTSVESLKFVQSMDSPDKSDQEKADLLRRATQAHRQYTDMAIRGNAIDRHLLGLKLQAIEDLVSMPELFMDTAYAVAMHFNLSTSQVPAKTDCVMCFGPVVPDGYGICYNPMDEHINFAISAFNSCADTNAARMAHYLEKALLDMRILLQSTPKSKL